In a genomic window of Corynebacterium choanae:
- a CDS encoding DNA polymerase IV, protein MSRWVVHIDMDAFFASCEQLTRPTLQGRPVLVGGVHGRGVVAGCSYEARALGAHSAQPMVQARACCGLRAVTVAPRKPVYSVLSHRIFQLLAERYGVIEQLSVDEAFIEPPALQQATVAAAAAFGDELRDCIATEVGLPASVGIGPGKQLAKIASGLAKPAGTAVIAQQDLATKVWPLPVTALWGVGPVAAQKLAAHGVATIGQFAGLRQSMAATLVGSSVGRQLWEFANGVDNRPVVPRAMAKQVSQEHTYPTDIITDPGVREAVDRAFAGAYRRLVADGRGAKTVTVKQKRADFSQSSRSQSLTYATDDRQTLRNLAHAATRPIAETGPIRLVGVSFSGLDAAVQDVFFPELDQLRSAESQVETYEAGVRGSSVQESLPGSLPAEGEMRRAVQPGLRFQPTADVFHLRYGSGWVQGIGHGVVTVRFESRTTGPGRVRSFEEDDPLLVEGDPFDCLDWDESMIAACAEQAAADARKQRLQERAELRRTHGIVAEPGADTVLVPLGDASAQQDTGTHAQR, encoded by the coding sequence ATGAGTCGCTGGGTGGTGCACATAGATATGGATGCGTTTTTCGCATCGTGTGAACAGCTCACCCGTCCAACCTTGCAGGGCAGGCCAGTGCTTGTCGGTGGGGTGCACGGTCGTGGGGTGGTGGCTGGGTGTTCTTATGAGGCGCGTGCTTTAGGGGCGCATTCTGCACAGCCGATGGTGCAGGCGCGGGCGTGTTGTGGGCTGCGGGCGGTGACGGTGGCTCCCCGTAAACCGGTGTATTCGGTGTTGTCGCACCGTATTTTTCAGCTGTTAGCTGAGCGTTATGGGGTGATTGAACAGTTAAGCGTGGATGAGGCGTTTATTGAGCCGCCGGCTTTGCAACAAGCGACTGTTGCTGCGGCGGCAGCGTTTGGTGATGAGCTTCGAGACTGTATCGCCACCGAAGTGGGTTTGCCGGCATCGGTGGGGATAGGTCCGGGGAAACAGTTGGCAAAAATTGCCTCCGGGTTGGCGAAACCTGCCGGTACTGCAGTGATTGCCCAACAGGATTTGGCCACTAAGGTGTGGCCGCTGCCGGTTACTGCACTGTGGGGGGTAGGTCCTGTTGCTGCACAGAAACTTGCGGCGCACGGAGTTGCAACCATTGGTCAGTTTGCCGGGCTCCGCCAGTCGATGGCGGCAACTCTTGTGGGTTCTTCAGTGGGGCGCCAATTGTGGGAGTTTGCCAATGGTGTCGATAATCGTCCGGTGGTGCCGCGGGCGATGGCGAAGCAAGTATCCCAAGAGCACACCTATCCGACGGATATTATTACTGATCCGGGTGTGCGGGAGGCTGTTGATCGGGCGTTTGCAGGTGCCTATCGCAGACTGGTTGCTGATGGTCGCGGCGCGAAAACGGTTACGGTGAAACAGAAACGTGCCGATTTTTCACAGTCGAGTCGTTCCCAGTCGCTGACGTATGCCACCGATGATCGGCAAACATTGCGCAACCTGGCGCATGCGGCCACCCGCCCGATCGCAGAGACCGGTCCGATCCGGTTGGTGGGGGTGAGTTTTTCCGGGTTAGATGCGGCGGTGCAGGATGTGTTTTTCCCCGAGTTGGATCAGCTGCGGTCTGCTGAGTCGCAGGTGGAGACTTACGAGGCTGGGGTGCGGGGCAGCAGTGTGCAAGAGTCGTTGCCGGGAAGTCTCCCGGCGGAAGGTGAAATGCGGCGGGCAGTGCAACCTGGGCTGCGGTTTCAGCCAACTGCGGATGTGTTTCATTTGCGCTATGGTTCCGGCTGGGTGCAGGGCATTGGGCATGGGGTGGTGACGGTTCGTTTCGAGTCGCGGACCACCGGCCCTGGTCGGGTGCGGTCGTTTGAAGAAGATGATCCGTTGCTGGTTGAAGGTGATCCGTTTGATTGTCTCGATTGGGATGAATCAATGATTGCTGCCTGTGCCGAGCAGGCGGCGGCGGATGCCAGGAAACAACGTCTGCAGGAACGTGCCGAGTTGCGGCGCACCCATGGCATTGTGGCTGAGCCAGGTGCCGATACAGTGCTCGTGCCGCTAGGTGATGCATCGGCACAACAAGATACCGGTACACACGCTCAAAGGTAA